In a single window of the Veillonella sp. genome:
- a CDS encoding cupin domain-containing protein: MAGTVNQELGLLFQGPNYVIVKKGGKAGEQVEKHNHPEANVIFTVVKGKVQVFLNETEEHVLVPGQVLEFNGDNYIQATLVEDSEFVVNLIHKPE, from the coding sequence ATGGCAGGCACAGTTAATCAAGAATTAGGTTTATTATTCCAAGGTCCTAACTATGTAATCGTAAAAAAAGGCGGCAAAGCTGGTGAACAAGTTGAAAAACACAACCACCCAGAAGCAAACGTAATTTTTACAGTAGTAAAAGGTAAAGTACAAGTATTCCTTAACGAAACTGAAGAACATGTACTTGTACCAGGCCAAGTATTAGAATTCAACGGCGACAACTACATCCAAGCAACACTTGTTGAAGACAGCGAATTCGTAGTAAATCTTATTCACAAACCTGAATAA